The Pedobacter roseus genome contains a region encoding:
- a CDS encoding SGNH/GDSL hydrolase family protein — protein sequence MKKYILNSFVVAAILFTAACKPEIETPAGTTAGQANFSKYIAVGNSLTSGFADGGLYLEGQKVAYPNLLAAKMASVGGGAFNSPFFTDDRSNGSGYLTLSALVNGTPTLTQVIDKLAYRDAAKHLDKYSGEIQNLGIPGMRVDLSFDPTLTFSAANPYFERLLTDAQVGKTNYFQFIQGRNHTFFSLWLGNNDVLGYATNGAVTVTGDPTTVLTDKVTFSSLYSNLLNALTAGGQKGIVATIPDVTAVPYFNTVTPAALLNAAKAINPAAAAIYIQTGTGAVRAATSEDLIRLPFQSAGLFGQGAIPYGLHPLNPIANNWVLDKDEVIKVKDYVNSYNSSIKSLATSKGLAIADTYSYFNQVKTGINLQGVGINAAFITGGAFSLDGIHLTPRGNAVIANVFIDAINAKYGSTVPTIDITQYRGVKFPDTK from the coding sequence ATGAAAAAATATATATTAAATAGTTTCGTTGTTGCTGCCATTCTTTTTACAGCGGCTTGTAAACCAGAAATTGAAACACCAGCAGGTACAACTGCCGGACAAGCTAACTTTAGCAAATACATTGCTGTTGGTAATTCATTAACCTCTGGCTTTGCTGATGGAGGTTTATATTTAGAAGGCCAAAAAGTTGCTTATCCAAATTTACTCGCTGCAAAAATGGCTTCAGTGGGTGGAGGGGCATTTAACTCTCCGTTTTTTACTGATGATCGTTCAAATGGTTCAGGTTATCTTACCTTATCTGCGCTGGTTAATGGTACCCCAACATTAACACAAGTAATTGATAAGTTAGCATATAGAGATGCTGCCAAACATTTAGATAAATACAGTGGCGAAATCCAAAATTTAGGTATTCCTGGTATGCGTGTCGATTTATCTTTCGATCCAACACTTACTTTTAGTGCTGCCAATCCATATTTTGAGCGTTTATTAACTGATGCACAAGTGGGTAAAACCAATTACTTCCAGTTTATACAAGGCAGAAACCATACTTTTTTCTCGCTTTGGTTAGGAAATAATGATGTTTTGGGATATGCAACCAATGGTGCGGTAACCGTTACCGGCGATCCGACCACTGTTTTAACAGATAAAGTAACTTTTTCATCATTGTATTCTAATTTATTAAATGCATTAACTGCTGGTGGTCAGAAAGGTATTGTGGCAACCATTCCTGATGTAACAGCTGTACCATATTTTAATACAGTTACACCTGCAGCTTTGTTAAATGCAGCTAAAGCCATTAACCCGGCAGCGGCAGCAATCTACATCCAAACTGGTACAGGTGCAGTAAGAGCAGCAACTTCAGAAGATTTAATCCGTTTGCCTTTCCAATCGGCTGGTTTGTTTGGTCAAGGAGCTATTCCTTATGGTTTACACCCATTAAACCCGATTGCAAATAACTGGGTATTGGATAAAGATGAAGTAATTAAGGTTAAAGATTATGTAAACAGCTATAACAGCAGCATTAAATCTTTAGCTACAAGTAAAGGATTGGCTATTGCTGATACCTACAGCTATTTTAATCAGGTTAAAACCGGAATCAATCTTCAGGGAGTTGGTATCAATGCAGCATTTATTACGGGCGGTGCATTCTCTTTAGATGGTATCCATTTAACCCCACGCGGAAATGCCGTAATTGCCAATGTATTTATTGATGCAATTAATGCAAAATATGGTTCTACTGTTCCAACAATTGATATTACACAATATAGGGGAGTGAAATTTCCAGATACGAAATAA
- the miaA gene encoding tRNA (adenosine(37)-N6)-dimethylallyltransferase MiaA: MLHKKNLISIVGPTAIGKTALAIQIARHFGTEIISADSRQFFKEMAIGTAKPDAEELAAAKHHFIDSHSVSQLFSTGDFEIEGLKTLDEIFQKHDVAIMVGGSGLYVNALINGLDEMPDIDLSIREKLNKQFEEEGLAVIQNQLAESDPEYFAKVDQQNPQRMIRGLEVFLSTGQKLSSMLSATKKERPFNIIKIGLNTDRTVLYNRINLRVDQMIANGLLEEVKSLTPFKQYNALNTVGYSEIFDYFDGKLSLEEAIAAIKQNTRRFAKRQLTWFRRDEEINWFEPDQGQEVIKFVANKID, encoded by the coding sequence ATGCTCCATAAAAAAAACTTAATCTCTATTGTTGGTCCTACGGCGATAGGCAAAACGGCTCTGGCCATTCAGATTGCACGGCATTTTGGTACAGAAATTATCTCTGCAGATTCACGCCAGTTTTTTAAGGAAATGGCCATCGGCACGGCAAAGCCCGATGCAGAGGAGTTAGCAGCAGCAAAACATCATTTTATAGATTCACATTCGGTATCGCAATTGTTCAGTACAGGTGACTTTGAAATAGAAGGTTTAAAAACCCTTGATGAGATCTTTCAAAAGCATGATGTGGCTATTATGGTTGGAGGTTCTGGCCTTTATGTAAACGCCTTAATAAATGGTTTGGATGAAATGCCCGATATCGATTTGTCAATCAGGGAAAAATTAAATAAACAATTTGAAGAAGAAGGTTTAGCTGTTATACAAAATCAACTGGCTGAATCAGATCCTGAATATTTTGCTAAGGTAGATCAGCAAAACCCGCAAAGAATGATCAGGGGCCTTGAAGTTTTTTTATCAACCGGACAAAAACTTTCTTCTATGTTATCGGCCACTAAAAAAGAAAGACCATTTAATATTATCAAAATTGGCCTCAATACGGATAGAACTGTTCTTTATAATAGAATTAACCTAAGGGTTGATCAAATGATTGCCAATGGATTATTGGAAGAAGTGAAATCTTTAACACCATTTAAACAGTATAATGCCTTAAATACGGTAGGTTACAGTGAAATTTTCGATTATTTTGATGGAAAGCTATCATTAGAGGAGGCCATAGCTGCCATTAAACAGAATACCCGTCGCTTTGCGAAACGGCAGCTTACCTGGTTCAGGAGAGATGAGGAGATTAATTGGTTTGAGCCTGATCAAGGCCAGGAAGTTATAAAGTTTGTAGCAAACAAAATAGACTGA
- a CDS encoding IS1096 element passenger TnpR family protein — MAIYKFRITFEDFDDVVREIDIKSNQTFEDLHKAIHRSTGYNAEKSSSFYVSTDNWLKGDEIAYLPSERKKDRVVLMENSKLSGFIEDPHQKFYYIYNFDRPYDFHVELVKIILDADPNIEYPFLAKSSGEAPKIMEQNSPQAVDPRGAAATASEFDFLNEMNFVPEDTDELEAMGEMGINEKERDEDEESEDDEFGDEFSDNDNFDDDSHKDDY; from the coding sequence ATGGCTATTTATAAATTTAGAATTACTTTCGAAGATTTTGATGATGTTGTGAGAGAGATCGACATTAAATCAAACCAGACATTTGAAGACCTGCACAAGGCTATCCACCGGTCTACAGGTTATAATGCCGAAAAATCTTCGTCTTTTTACGTAAGCACTGATAATTGGTTAAAAGGTGATGAAATTGCTTATTTACCAAGTGAACGTAAAAAAGATCGTGTAGTTTTAATGGAAAACTCTAAATTGAGTGGCTTTATTGAAGATCCGCACCAAAAGTTTTACTATATCTATAATTTTGACCGTCCGTACGATTTTCATGTTGAGCTTGTAAAAATAATTTTAGATGCCGATCCTAATATCGAATATCCATTTTTAGCCAAAAGCAGTGGCGAGGCTCCAAAAATTATGGAGCAGAACAGTCCACAAGCCGTTGATCCAAGAGGTGCCGCGGCAACTGCCAGCGAATTTGATTTTTTAAATGAAATGAACTTTGTGCCTGAAGACACCGACGAACTGGAAGCCATGGGCGAAATGGGCATTAATGAGAAAGAAAGAGACGAAGATGAGGAAAGTGAAGATGATGAATTCGGTGATGAATTTTCGGATAACGATAACTTTGATGACGATAGCCACAAAGATGATTACTAA